The genomic region ACGACGGCCCCTGGTCACCCTTGCCATGGCCGCCCTGATCGGTTCGGGCGGTTTGTCCATCGCCGCCCAGGCCGGCGCCGCCCCAGACGGCGGAGGCGGCACGAATCCCGTCGCCCAAGAGCAGGCGGCGAAGTACTCCGAGTGCATGCGGGCCAACGGAGTCGCGGACTTCCCGAGCCCCAACGCACAAGGACAGGTGTCCTACGGAGGAATCTCAGTGCCGAAGGACGTGTGGGTCAGGGCGGTCGACGTGTGTACGAACCTGCAACCGGCGGACTGGAGCGACGCAGGCCGCACCCCCGAACAGCAGGACGCCGCAGTCAAATTCGCCCAATGCGTCCGCGACCACGGCGTGCCGGACTTCCCAGACCCCGCTACCCCACGTGACCCCCTCATCGACACCACGCAGATGCGGGGCGACGTCAGCGCCCGCAGCATTCCAGAGCTCAAGCCCGCGCAGGAGGCGTGCAACGACCTCTTCACCGCCGCGTTACCGGGCAACGGGATGCCGGGCTGAAAATGGGAAACTCATCGGTGCTCGATCTGGAGTGAGAAATGGCCATCAAACTTGAGAAGCCACAGCTCCTGTGGCTTCTCAAGTTTCATGTCCACAGCCGTTGCCCTGAACTGCGGCGACAACGGCGTTCTCACTCGATGTCCACCCCGAGAATTCTCACTTTCATGTCCACTCCCGATCCCGAGATCCCCGACGGCGAGGCGCGCGACATCTGAGGGCCGTCGACGCACCACGCCAGCTCGCTGCCGGTATAGATCGGCGGTTGCCACCCGCCGAAGGCGGCCTCCAGCGCTAGCACGTTCGTGCACGTCCGACGAGTACCGTCGGGGGCGTGGCAATCGCTCCAGGAACCTGGCCCCGCCCCCTGCTGCGCGCGGTTCGTACTTTCAACAAGTACTTCCTCAACTCGCTTATGCGCCCGCGCGCCGGCCGAGAGAATTCATATGCCGCAGCCATCCGGCATACCGGCAGAAAGTCCGGCAAACAGTACTCGACCCCGGTAGGAGCGCAGCGCATACCGGACGGGTACATCATTCCGCTGGCATACGGGACCCAAGTGGACTGGCTGCAGAACGTGTTCGCCGCCGGCAGGGCCACATTGTCGGCCGATGGCGAAACACACGACGTGACCAAACCCGAACTGATCGACGCCTCGACGGCCTTGCCGATGATCTCGCCGAAGCAACGACGGACCTATGAGCGCGTAGGAATCTCGCAGTACCTGAAAGTGAAGCTCGCCGAATCGCACTGAAGAGCCGACCTCCGGAACTGATCTCAGTCCCGGAGCAGTTGAGTACATCATCCACTGTTCCTCACCCGCGACTGGCGGGCGGGTTCACGCGCCTACTTTGTAGGGCCCGTCTTACTCCGCGTAGCGGCGCGAGCCAGCCGGATCCGCGCCTCAGCCGCACAGTTGTCGACCCGACGTCCGTTGCCGGGGTCACCCTCCGCTCCCAACTCCCGCTTCATTCAGGCGCGGGGCTGGCGGTCAACAAGCCAACATCATCGAATCCTGACGATCACCTCGGTTGCTCTACAACGCGATGCGTCAGTCCTGGTCGACGCGTTCACGCAATGCCGTGCGGCGGAGCCGGATCATCTCAGTTACCGGGATGACGCCGGGTGAACCAGCAAGTTCGCGTTTTCGGACGCCGTAGTCGGGATCCAGCAGTTCTGCAACGGTCGCGGCATCTGCCGGTAGCGGTGTGCGGCACTGATCGGCGTAGCTTCGGGCGAGCGCATCGTAGAAGGCCTGCATCCCGTCGGCGGTGCGCATGTTGACTTCGTGGTTCATACACTCCCCGATCGCGCGGGCGACGACGCCGTGAGCCAGCCGGAAGGGTAGTCCGGCTGAGCCAACCAAGAAGTCAGCCACTTGGGTGACCGTGAACAGTCCGCTACGCAGCCGGTCGGCGACGACCCCGTCGTTCACGGTGAAAGTAGCCACCGCACGACTGAGCAGTTCGAGTCCTTCCGCAAGCGCGTGAATGGCGTCAAGTCCGACCCCGTCGATCGAGATTGCCTCTTCGCTCATGCCGATGGTGGTGCTCTTCAGCGTTGTCGCCGAGATGGTCATCGCGCCCAGCAGTCGCGGCAGCAGTGTTTCCACGTGCTCGAGGGCGACGGGGTTCTTCTTCTGCGGCATGATGCTGGATACACCGCACAGCGAGTCGTCGAGCGTAATCAGCCCAAACTCGGTCGTGGCGTACATGATCAGCGATTCGGTGAAACGGTTGGCGTTGAGCGCAGCGACGACTCCGACGCCAAGTGCCTCGATCTGGTAGTCGCGGATCCCGGATGCGTCCTGAGTGTTCTCGACCAGGCCTGAGAAACCGAGATGATCCGCGACTTGCTGGCGGTCGAGCGGGAAGTCCGTTCCGGCGAGCGCGGCTGCTCCCATCGGGCTCTGGTTGGTGCGTTCTCGGCAGGCTTGGAGTCGATCGAGGTCGCGGCTGAAGGCATCGAAGTGAGCCAGCAGGAAGTGTCCGAGCGTGACCGGTTGCGCCTGTTGCGAGTTGTGCGTGTAACCAGGAAACGTCAGCGTCACGAACTGTGCGGCACGGTCCACCAACACCGCGTTCAAGGCCTGCAGTGCTGAGGCGAGCGTGTCGAGCGCGTCGCGCATGGCCATGCGGTTGACCGTCATGTAGTAGTCATTGCGAGAGCGGCCGGTGTGCAGTCGGCCGGCGACCTCGATGCCCAACTTGTCGACCAGTTGAGATTCGATCACCGAGAACAAGTCCTCGGCATCGGTATCGGCGCCCAGGCCTGCCGGGTCGCCGCCCAGGGCGTCGAGCGCTGCCACGATTGCTTGGGCATCGTCATGAGAGAGGATGTCCTGTTCAGCGAGCATCAACGCGTGGGCGCGATTGATCGCCAAGTGGTAGCCGAGAGTGTGCTTGAGTTCGTAGGCGATCTGCGTGTCGGCCATCCGGCGCAGAATCGGATCCTGCTGACGCTGCAGTCGATCCCGAAAGGAACTCATCTCAGTAGTCCTCCGAACTTGCCAGAAAAGCGGAATGGGTTGAACGCATCGTCGACCACGGCGGTGGGGTCGGTGACGAGGCCGGCGACGGTCTCGGCGGTGCTGGGCGCCAACGTGAAGCCGATCATGTTGTGCCCCGCGGCCACCGACACCCGTGAGGTGATACGCCCGAGGTAGGGCAGACCGTCGGGGGTCATGGGCCGGACCCCGTGACCACTGTCGTGCACACCGGCATCGAGGACAGCCGGTAGATACCGTGCCGCCGCGTCGAGGATTCGGGTGTGGAAGACGTCGGGCTCGATGTGACGCCGGGAGAAGTTCATCTGCCCGGCCAACTGCACCTCGTCATCGAACGGGCTGGCCACCACGTGTACATCGTTGAAGTGCAGCAGGGTGTTTCGATTCGCCAGAGCTAGATTCGTCCGAAGACTGTAGCCACGTCCATTCTCCAGAAGGAGCCGCGCTCCCAGCGGGCGTGCCAGCTCAGCCGAACGTACGCCGGCGGCGATCACGACGTGGTCGGCGGCCAACCGGCGATTCGGGGTGCGCACGACGACGTGATCGGTTCCCACCTGGATCGAACGCACAGGGGCACGCTCGATCAAGGTGACCGACGACCGCTTCAAGACCGTGATCACAGACTCGGTGAACCGCTGCGGATCGAGGTACCGGTGCCCCTCTTGGAGGTAGCCGGCAACCGCGGCAGCACTGAGCTGCGGTTCGCGATCCTTGAGTTCATCGTGACCGAGCATCGGCTCGGGAACCGGCATTCCGGTCGTGTCTGCCTTGGCCACGTCTTCGTCTCTGCGCGCACTGGCGGTGGAGAGCGAGCCGAATACGTACAGGAACTGGGTACCCTGGGCGCGGACGTCCACCCCCGCCTGGCCCAGGTCGTCCAGCAGCTCATAGGTGTCGTGCGCCAGCGACACCAAAGCCCTTTGTCCTGAACGGTATTGGCTCGGGCGGCTCTTCCAGGCGAATTGCGCGAAGAACCCAGCCTGGGTCACCACGTCGCCCAGACCGACCGTCAGCGACGGCTCGCGCCGGGGGGCCACCAACCCGCTCAGACCCTTGCG from Mycolicibacterium sp. YH-1 harbors:
- the argH gene encoding argininosuccinate lyase, yielding MSSFRDRLQRQQDPILRRMADTQIAYELKHTLGYHLAINRAHALMLAEQDILSHDDAQAIVAALDALGGDPAGLGADTDAEDLFSVIESQLVDKLGIEVAGRLHTGRSRNDYYMTVNRMAMRDALDTLASALQALNAVLVDRAAQFVTLTFPGYTHNSQQAQPVTLGHFLLAHFDAFSRDLDRLQACRERTNQSPMGAAALAGTDFPLDRQQVADHLGFSGLVENTQDASGIRDYQIEALGVGVVAALNANRFTESLIMYATTEFGLITLDDSLCGVSSIMPQKKNPVALEHVETLLPRLLGAMTISATTLKSTTIGMSEEAISIDGVGLDAIHALAEGLELLSRAVATFTVNDGVVADRLRSGLFTVTQVADFLVGSAGLPFRLAHGVVARAIGECMNHEVNMRTADGMQAFYDALARSYADQCRTPLPADAATVAELLDPDYGVRKRELAGSPGVIPVTEMIRLRRTALRERVDQD
- a CDS encoding nitroreductase family deazaflavin-dependent oxidoreductase, with protein sequence MAIAPGTWPRPLLRAVRTFNKYFLNSLMRPRAGRENSYAAAIRHTGRKSGKQYSTPVGAQRIPDGYIIPLAYGTQVDWLQNVFAAGRATLSADGETHDVTKPELIDASTALPMISPKQRRTYERVGISQYLKVKLAESH
- a CDS encoding FAD-binding oxidoreductase, yielding MTQSVIVIGAGPIGLLSALALVRRGCEVTVVDAGALGSGGARWNAGEVVPRDVDPVSSVGFLRKGLSGLVAPRREPSLTVGLGDVVTQAGFFAQFAWKSRPSQYRSGQRALVSLAHDTYELLDDLGQAGVDVRAQGTQFLYVFGSLSTASARRDEDVAKADTTGMPVPEPMLGHDELKDREPQLSAAAVAGYLQEGHRYLDPQRFTESVITVLKRSSVTLIERAPVRSIQVGTDHVVVRTPNRRLAADHVVIAAGVRSAELARPLGARLLLENGRGYSLRTNLALANRNTLLHFNDVHVVASPFDDEVQLAGQMNFSRRHIEPDVFHTRILDAAARYLPAVLDAGVHDSGHGVRPMTPDGLPYLGRITSRVSVAAGHNMIGFTLAPSTAETVAGLVTDPTAVVDDAFNPFRFSGKFGGLLR